The proteins below come from a single Ruegeria sp. THAF33 genomic window:
- the trpE gene encoding anthranilate synthase component I, whose product MALTPDFETFARAYDAGENQVVYTRLAADLDTPVSLMLKLTGAQKDAFMLESVTGGEVRGRYSIIGLKPDLVWRCHGETSELNRSARFDAEAFSPQDGNPMDNLRALLAESRMELPDDLPQAAAGLFGYLGYDMVRLVEHLPDVNPDPLGLPDAIMLRPSVIAVLDGVKGEVTVVSPVWASDGQSAKAAYAQAAERVMDAVRDLERAMPAETRDLGDAREVAPPVSNFTKSGYMEAVEKAKEYIRAGDIFQVVPAQRWTQDFPLPPFALYRSLRRTNPSPFMFYFNFGGFQVVGASPEILVRVFGNEVTIRPIAGTRPRGATPEEDKANELDLLADKKELAEHLMLLDLGRNDTGRVSKIGTVRPTEEFIIERYSHVMHIVSNVVGELAEDKDALDAFFAGMPAGTVSGAPKVRAMEIIDELEPEKRGVYGGGVGYFSAGGDMDMCIALRTAIVKDQKLYIQAGGGVVYDSDPEAEFMETVHKSNAIRRAAADAARFTGNGNG is encoded by the coding sequence ATGGCCCTGACACCCGATTTCGAAACCTTCGCGCGCGCATATGATGCGGGCGAAAACCAGGTTGTATATACGCGTCTGGCCGCCGATCTGGACACTCCTGTTTCACTGATGCTCAAGCTGACGGGCGCGCAGAAAGATGCGTTCATGCTGGAATCGGTGACAGGCGGTGAGGTTCGTGGCCGCTATTCGATCATCGGCTTGAAACCTGATCTGGTTTGGCGCTGTCACGGGGAAACCTCGGAATTGAACCGTTCGGCCCGTTTCGATGCCGAGGCGTTCTCGCCCCAAGATGGCAACCCGATGGACAACCTGCGGGCGCTTCTTGCCGAAAGCCGCATGGAATTGCCCGATGACCTACCACAGGCCGCTGCCGGGCTGTTCGGGTATCTGGGTTATGACATGGTTCGGCTGGTGGAACACCTTCCGGATGTGAATCCTGATCCACTGGGTTTGCCTGATGCGATCATGCTGCGCCCGTCTGTCATCGCAGTGCTGGATGGGGTCAAGGGTGAGGTGACGGTGGTTTCACCTGTCTGGGCCAGCGACGGTCAATCGGCCAAAGCGGCCTATGCCCAGGCGGCTGAGCGTGTGATGGATGCGGTCCGCGACCTGGAACGTGCCATGCCCGCGGAAACCCGCGATCTGGGCGACGCACGCGAGGTTGCCCCGCCGGTGTCGAACTTCACCAAATCCGGCTATATGGAGGCGGTTGAAAAGGCCAAGGAATACATCCGCGCGGGTGACATCTTTCAGGTTGTCCCGGCACAGCGCTGGACGCAGGATTTTCCACTGCCGCCTTTTGCTCTCTACCGGTCCTTGCGACGCACGAATCCGTCACCCTTCATGTTCTACTTCAACTTCGGCGGTTTTCAGGTGGTGGGCGCAAGCCCCGAAATCCTGGTGCGTGTGTTTGGCAACGAAGTCACCATACGCCCCATCGCAGGCACGCGCCCGCGTGGCGCGACGCCCGAAGAAGACAAGGCGAATGAGCTGGATCTGCTGGCCGACAAGAAAGAACTGGCCGAACATCTGATGCTGCTGGATCTGGGTCGCAACGATACCGGTCGCGTGTCAAAGATCGGAACCGTGCGTCCGACCGAAGAGTTCATCATCGAACGCTACAGCCACGTGATGCACATCGTATCAAACGTTGTAGGCGAACTGGCCGAAGACAAAGACGCGTTGGACGCCTTCTTTGCCGGTATGCCGGCAGGCACGGTCTCGGGCGCGCCGAAAGTGCGCGCGATGGAGATCATCGACGAGCTGGAGCCGGAAAAACGCGGCGTTTACGGCGGCGGCGTCGGCTATTTCAGCGCGGGCGGCGACATGGACATGTGTATTGCCCTGCGTACCGCCATCGTGAAAGATCAGAAACTCTATATCCAAGCTGGGGGTGGTGTTGTTTACGACAGCGACCCCGAAGCCGAGTTCATGGAAACCGTTC
- a CDS encoding peptidylprolyl isomerase, whose product MAAGAKSLSKTFVWILMGLLMLGLAGFGAVNLSGTIRTVATVGDESISVDDYVRELQREIRAVEAQSGQPLQMSQARDLGLDRNALARLTALAALDNEVGQLGISIGDENLQQEIISIPAFQGVNGTFDRESYRFQLEQVGMTDSEFESDLRKESARTIVQGAIMGGVKMPATLTDTMIDYIGARRSFTVATVGTEALETPVAEPTDAQIQAFYDDNGEQFMLPRTKQLTYAILSPAMLVDTVDIDEDALRKLYEERNDEYNQPERRLVERLNFPSEQAAKNALAQLEVGGTTFEQLVRDRDLELNDIDLGDVTREDLGEAADAVFAAELDTVVGPLPSVFGPALFRVNGSLAANNVPFEEAEPALREELATERARRLIEAQSEDINDMLAGGATLEELAEETEMELGQIDWTRDSDEGVAAYDGFRAAAEAVQEGDFPEIAFLEDGSIFALRLDEVLPRRPEPLESASDRVAAAWQQAEINKALREKADAILNQLAPDGDFAATGLPFRVENALTRTAFLDDVPANFMNEVFAMEPGELRVVSGNGAAWIVRLDETLPPADTDELRQLRDALSSQMDQALAQNIFNAYVRDAQTRARPVVDQQALNAVQASF is encoded by the coding sequence ATGGCCGCAGGCGCTAAAAGTCTTTCGAAAACCTTTGTCTGGATTCTGATGGGCCTGCTGATGCTGGGCCTTGCGGGATTTGGCGCGGTCAACCTCAGCGGGACGATCCGCACAGTTGCGACAGTCGGCGACGAAAGCATCTCGGTCGATGACTACGTGCGCGAATTGCAGCGCGAGATTCGAGCGGTAGAAGCACAGTCCGGGCAACCTTTGCAGATGTCGCAAGCCCGCGACCTGGGTCTGGACCGAAACGCCCTTGCCCGCCTGACCGCTTTGGCGGCGCTGGACAACGAGGTCGGTCAGCTTGGGATTTCCATCGGCGATGAGAACCTTCAGCAAGAGATCATCTCGATCCCGGCATTTCAGGGTGTCAACGGAACTTTTGACCGTGAATCCTATCGCTTTCAGCTGGAACAGGTCGGCATGACCGATTCCGAATTCGAATCCGATCTGCGTAAGGAATCCGCCAGAACCATCGTACAGGGCGCAATCATGGGCGGCGTGAAAATGCCGGCCACGCTGACGGACACGATGATCGATTATATCGGCGCGCGGCGCAGCTTTACGGTTGCAACTGTTGGAACGGAAGCGCTGGAAACACCTGTGGCCGAACCAACGGACGCGCAGATCCAGGCATTCTATGATGACAATGGGGAACAGTTCATGCTGCCCCGCACCAAGCAGCTGACTTACGCGATTCTGTCGCCTGCAATGTTGGTGGACACGGTCGACATCGACGAAGACGCGCTGCGCAAGCTTTATGAAGAACGAAACGACGAATACAACCAGCCCGAACGCCGTTTGGTCGAACGTCTGAACTTCCCAAGCGAACAGGCCGCCAAGAACGCTTTGGCGCAGCTTGAGGTTGGCGGCACAACTTTCGAACAGTTGGTTCGGGATCGCGATCTGGAACTGAACGACATTGATCTGGGCGACGTGACGCGTGAGGATCTGGGCGAAGCTGCGGACGCCGTATTTGCGGCCGAGCTTGACACTGTCGTGGGTCCGTTGCCTTCGGTGTTCGGTCCGGCGCTGTTCCGCGTCAACGGATCACTGGCGGCGAACAACGTTCCATTTGAAGAGGCCGAGCCGGCACTTCGGGAAGAGTTGGCGACTGAACGCGCCCGCCGTCTGATCGAGGCGCAATCCGAAGATATCAACGATATGCTGGCGGGTGGTGCCACGCTGGAAGAACTGGCGGAAGAAACCGAAATGGAACTGGGCCAGATCGACTGGACCCGTGACAGCGACGAAGGCGTTGCGGCCTATGACGGGTTCCGAGCGGCCGCAGAAGCCGTTCAGGAAGGGGATTTCCCTGAAATCGCATTCCTGGAAGACGGGTCAATTTTTGCCCTGCGCCTGGACGAGGTTCTGCCACGTCGCCCGGAACCACTGGAGAGCGCGAGCGACCGTGTCGCCGCGGCCTGGCAACAGGCCGAGATCAACAAAGCCCTGCGCGAAAAGGCGGATGCCATTCTGAACCAACTGGCACCTGACGGTGATTTCGCAGCGACCGGCCTGCCCTTCCGTGTCGAAAACGCCCTGACCCGCACAGCGTTTCTGGATGACGTTCCGGCCAATTTCATGAACGAAGTTTTCGCGATGGAACCGGGCGAGCTGCGCGTTGTTTCGGGCAATGGTGCGGCTTGGATAGTGCGTCTGGATGAAACCCTGCCGCCGGCGGATACGGATGAACTGCGTCAGTTGCGTGATGCCCTGAGCTCGCAGATGGATCAGGCTCTGGCACAGAATATTTTCAACGCCTACGTACGTGACGCCCAGACCCGGGCGCGCCCCGTGGTGGATCAACAGGCGCTGAACGCCGTGCAGGCGAGCTTTTAA